Proteins from a genomic interval of Rubinisphaera italica:
- a CDS encoding ATP-binding protein → MHIMLIDESKSFRQLASIVLKTEFSNVKMDATEDTEHAIRLLRLASYKLIVIDVTLLDASGSDILDHLNHRYPEIPVLVTSVQGIDHTVLRAFDRGAIGHVNKELVHDELPTRIQSILNSAPNPEPNSLSSTLLKEQTSKFSIPNDRHLVMKINNYVAQLLKIFNICSAREQMRVLLALEEALVNAICHGNLEVSSELRGIDDEAYTQLLNERCNSPQFNDRRVEIRITVTNALAKIRIRDQGPGFDVSSLPDPLEEKNLGRSHGRGVLLMRSFMDEVHYNQTGNEVTMIKYKTDLANTSTDSAIWTHVQCPEILQLRANHKQ, encoded by the coding sequence ATGCATATCATGCTGATCGACGAATCGAAATCGTTTCGACAGTTGGCCTCCATTGTGTTGAAAACTGAGTTTTCCAACGTGAAAATGGATGCCACCGAAGATACCGAACATGCGATCCGCCTGCTGCGACTGGCTTCCTACAAACTGATCGTGATCGACGTTACGCTTTTAGATGCATCCGGATCCGATATCCTGGATCATCTCAATCATCGATATCCTGAAATTCCTGTGCTTGTCACCAGTGTCCAGGGAATCGATCATACGGTTTTACGGGCTTTTGACCGCGGGGCGATTGGACATGTGAATAAAGAGTTAGTCCACGATGAATTGCCGACTCGAATTCAGTCGATCCTGAATTCTGCTCCCAATCCAGAACCGAATTCTTTGTCCAGCACATTGCTGAAAGAACAGACATCCAAATTTTCGATTCCCAATGACCGACACTTGGTCATGAAGATCAATAATTACGTCGCCCAGTTGCTGAAAATATTCAATATCTGCTCGGCTCGGGAACAGATGCGAGTTTTATTGGCTCTCGAAGAGGCACTCGTGAATGCAATTTGTCATGGAAATCTTGAAGTCAGCTCCGAACTTCGAGGTATTGATGATGAGGCTTATACTCAATTGCTGAACGAGCGGTGCAATTCCCCTCAATTCAATGATCGCCGAGTCGAAATTCGTATTACGGTAACGAATGCACTTGCAAAAATACGCATTCGAGATCAAGGTCCCGGCTTTGATGTGTCCAGTTTACCAGACCCACTCGAAGAAAAAAATCTGGGCAGATCTCACGGTCGCGGTGTGCTGCTGATGCGAAGCTTCATGGATGAAGTTCACTACAACCAAACCGGCAACGAAGTCACGATGATCAAATACAAAACCGATCTTGCAAACACGTCCACCGACTCGGCGATCTGGACTCACGTCCAATGCCCGGAAATTCTTCAACTTCGTGCGAACCATAAACAATAG
- a CDS encoding phosphoglycerate dehydrogenase: MSLYDSEIDPEVVSGPNTIWLQKQSSNAMRVRCTSLAGDAGPHYQMLSDHGFTVLPGNRERNYRNPSELIEELSECVAVIAGSEPYPSSLLAALPKLRVIARTGVGYDSIDLQTCNERQIAVAITPGVNHHAVAEHTIAMLMAVARGFPDRDRFVRTGTWKRFNTPRVMGSTLGLMGLGRIGKAVAERAIGLGMQVIAHDPQIDQEYINYHQIPSVSVDELLSRSDYVSLHLPAGEQTRHFINRETLSLMKAGSILINTARGSLIDEAALYEAMTSGHLRGAGLDVFDAEPLPIDSPLLQLDRLLLSGHLAGLDEQAEQGTLSMSAETILKLYRGEWPKDVIVNHQDLKQWSW, from the coding sequence GTGTCTTTGTATGATTCTGAGATCGATCCGGAAGTCGTTTCCGGACCGAACACCATCTGGCTTCAGAAGCAAAGTTCCAACGCAATGAGAGTTCGCTGTACTTCTTTGGCAGGAGATGCTGGACCTCATTATCAGATGTTGTCAGACCATGGCTTTACGGTCTTGCCGGGGAATCGTGAGCGGAATTATCGAAATCCTTCCGAGCTGATCGAAGAACTCTCCGAGTGTGTAGCCGTCATCGCCGGCTCGGAACCTTACCCATCCAGTCTCCTCGCCGCTCTGCCCAAACTGCGAGTCATTGCTCGCACTGGCGTCGGGTATGACTCTATCGATTTGCAGACCTGCAACGAACGTCAGATCGCGGTGGCAATCACACCCGGTGTCAATCATCACGCGGTTGCCGAACATACGATTGCCATGTTGATGGCCGTTGCACGTGGATTTCCCGATCGAGATCGTTTTGTTCGAACCGGCACCTGGAAACGATTCAATACTCCCCGAGTGATGGGCAGCACGCTCGGACTGATGGGACTGGGGCGAATTGGGAAAGCGGTTGCCGAGCGGGCGATCGGATTGGGGATGCAGGTCATCGCTCACGATCCGCAAATCGATCAGGAATATATTAACTATCATCAGATTCCATCTGTCTCGGTTGATGAACTTCTCTCCCGTTCCGATTATGTCTCCCTGCACTTACCTGCGGGAGAGCAGACCCGTCATTTCATTAATCGGGAAACGCTCTCGCTCATGAAAGCGGGTTCCATTCTGATCAATACCGCTCGCGGTTCATTGATTGATGAAGCTGCGTTATACGAAGCGATGACGAGCGGTCATCTTCGCGGGGCAGGCCTGGATGTCTTTGATGCCGAACCACTTCCCATTGATAGTCCCTTGCTTCAACTCGACCGATTGCTGCTGAGTGGACATCTGGCAGGCCTGGATGAACAAGCCGAACAGGGAACACTATCGATGTCAGCCGAAACCATTCTGAAATTGTATCGCGGGGAATGGCCGAAAGACGTGATTGTCAACCATCAGGACTTGAAGCAATGGTCCTGGTAG